A genomic window from Barnesiella propionica includes:
- a CDS encoding dipeptidyl-peptidase 3 family protein has product MKKIACTMMAIATLLSCSTQKAETDKDDFNYSVERFADLEVLRYKVPGFEDLSLKQKELVYYLTEAALNGRDILFDQQGKLNLAIRRTLESVYQNYTGDKNDPEFKALEVYLKQVWFSNGIHHHYSTDKFTPGFSESFFTEAVKSVDPSTLPVKEGQSVDNLLSDIVPVIFNPELLKKRVNQTEGEDLILTSAGNYYDGVTQVEVENFYNKMKDPNDTMPISYGLNSRLVKKDGKIIEETYKIGGLYTQALEKIVYWLEKAATVAENDQQKAVIEKLIEYYKSGNLRQFDEYAILWVKDLNSDIDFVNGFTESYGDPLGMKASWESIVNFKNKEASERTHVISQNAQWFEDHSPVDKRFKKEEVKGVSAKVITAAILAGDCYPATPIGINLPNSNWIRHMHGSKSVTIENITEAYDMAAHGNGFAEEFVYDDATRELMDKYGFQADNLHTDLHECLGHGSGKLLPGVDPDALKAYGSTLEETRADLFALYYMADPKITELGLLPTPDAYKAEYYKYMMNGLMTQLTRIIPGNNIEESHMRNRQLIARWVYEKGLDDNVIEFVKRDGKTFVVINDYEKMRNLLGELLAEVQRIKSEGDLEAGRKLVENYGVKVDPALHKEILERYAKLNIAPYKGFVNPVYTPVYDKNGDITDVTVSYDEGYAEQMLRYSKDYSPLPTYNE; this is encoded by the coding sequence ATGAAAAAAATCGCATGTACAATGATGGCTATAGCTACATTACTTTCGTGCTCTACTCAAAAAGCCGAAACGGACAAAGACGATTTCAATTATTCAGTTGAAAGATTCGCCGATCTGGAAGTACTCCGTTATAAAGTACCCGGATTCGAAGACCTGTCCCTTAAACAAAAAGAACTTGTCTATTATCTCACGGAAGCAGCTCTAAACGGACGTGATATTCTTTTCGACCAGCAAGGTAAACTGAATCTCGCTATCCGACGTACCTTAGAATCGGTATATCAGAATTACACCGGAGATAAAAACGACCCGGAATTTAAAGCTTTGGAAGTTTATTTAAAACAAGTATGGTTCTCCAACGGTATACACCACCACTATTCTACCGATAAATTTACTCCCGGTTTTTCTGAAAGTTTCTTTACCGAAGCTGTAAAATCGGTAGACCCGTCAACCTTGCCTGTAAAAGAAGGACAAAGTGTTGATAATTTATTATCGGATATCGTTCCCGTCATATTCAATCCGGAACTGCTGAAAAAACGGGTAAATCAGACAGAAGGCGAAGACCTTATACTTACTTCGGCCGGTAACTATTACGACGGAGTAACCCAAGTCGAAGTAGAAAATTTCTATAACAAAATGAAAGATCCGAACGATACGATGCCTATATCTTACGGACTTAACAGCCGTCTGGTTAAAAAAGACGGCAAAATTATAGAAGAAACTTACAAAATAGGCGGACTTTATACACAAGCTCTTGAAAAAATAGTTTACTGGCTGGAAAAAGCAGCCACGGTTGCAGAGAACGACCAGCAAAAAGCCGTTATTGAAAAACTGATAGAATATTATAAAAGCGGAAACCTAAGGCAATTTGACGAATATGCAATCTTGTGGGTTAAGGACCTGAACTCGGATATCGACTTTGTAAACGGATTTACCGAAAGCTACGGCGATCCCCTCGGAATGAAAGCCAGTTGGGAGTCCATCGTTAATTTCAAAAACAAAGAAGCATCGGAACGTACCCATGTCATCAGCCAGAATGCTCAATGGTTTGAAGATCATTCCCCTGTAGATAAACGGTTCAAAAAAGAGGAAGTAAAAGGTGTTTCGGCAAAAGTAATAACAGCTGCAATACTAGCCGGGGACTGTTATCCGGCAACCCCTATAGGCATCAACCTTCCTAATTCCAATTGGATTCGTCACATGCACGGTTCAAAATCGGTCACTATTGAAAATATAACAGAAGCTTACGACATGGCTGCTCACGGGAACGGATTCGCCGAAGAATTTGTATATGACGATGCTACAAGAGAACTGATGGATAAATACGGTTTTCAGGCCGACAATCTGCATACAGACTTACATGAATGCCTGGGACATGGTTCCGGAAAACTTCTCCCCGGAGTAGATCCTGACGCACTTAAAGCTTACGGATCCACATTAGAAGAAACACGCGCCGACCTCTTTGCCCTTTATTATATGGCCGATCCTAAAATAACCGAACTAGGATTGCTTCCTACTCCGGATGCTTACAAAGCAGAATATTATAAGTATATGATGAACGGCCTTATGACACAGCTCACCCGCATTATTCCTGGCAATAATATCGAAGAATCTCATATGCGTAACCGCCAGCTTATCGCCCGTTGGGTATATGAAAAAGGTCTTGACGATAACGTAATCGAATTTGTAAAACGAGACGGAAAGACTTTTGTCGTTATTAACGATTATGAAAAAATGCGTAATCTGCTGGGAGAATTGCTGGCCGAAGTACAACGAATCAAATCGGAAGGAGATTTGGAAGCAGGTCGGAAACTGGTAGAAAATTACGGAGTTAAAGTAGACCCGGCCCTTCATAAAGAAATTTTGGAGCGCTACGCAAAATTGAATATAGCCCCTTACAAAGGATTTGTAAATCCGGTATATACTCCTGTATATGACAAAAACGGAGATATTACCGATGTCACTGTTTCTTATGACGAAGGTTATGCTGAACAAATGCTTCGCTATTCCAAAGATTATTCTCCCCTGCCTACATATAATGAATAA
- a CDS encoding Type 1 glutamine amidotransferase-like domain-containing protein: protein MKKIFQTILFLFFFIFPAHANEIHSEKIKQQIFIYGGDIEYKFVEYINNLINKTDPQICYLPTASADNAKNIKYWEYICKELGIKSNILKVWIDSETQKQSFEDILLSMDAIVVGGGNTLNMLGIWKYQEIDKILKKALDKGIILSGGSAGSICWFKNSISDARPIKLSIVEGLGFLPYSHCPHYNIPSKRALYNNYVEDGKLQSGYACDEHSGILFTNKKVTDVVSTNNQSYSYFVKKDQSRSDIIKLNTRVLIKKGALDTATYRKELIHKKITDYTDIPISMDTPLLSFINIQKLFAEGKYSEYYNYAASSIRDNVKNMQDQEVCAADRDSKLSTNIISSFIYGDLAAMLTKSAADYYSLWYFIYEDGKWKCTGEDIGGDSVKDAEITFREKAPVIIKSILKN, encoded by the coding sequence ATGAAAAAAATCTTTCAGACCATTTTATTCTTATTCTTCTTTATATTTCCTGCTCATGCAAATGAAATTCATTCAGAAAAAATTAAACAACAAATTTTTATTTATGGTGGAGATATAGAATACAAATTCGTTGAATACATTAATAACCTGATTAATAAAACCGACCCACAAATTTGTTATCTTCCAACAGCAAGTGCAGACAATGCTAAAAACATAAAATACTGGGAATATATATGTAAGGAACTAGGTATAAAATCAAATATTTTAAAAGTATGGATTGATTCCGAAACCCAAAAACAATCTTTTGAAGATATTTTATTGAGCATGGATGCAATTGTTGTAGGAGGAGGAAATACTTTAAATATGTTAGGTATTTGGAAATATCAGGAAATAGATAAAATATTAAAAAAAGCATTAGATAAAGGGATCATTTTAAGTGGAGGAAGCGCAGGTTCTATTTGTTGGTTTAAGAACAGTATAAGCGATGCCAGACCTATTAAACTATCCATAGTTGAAGGTCTTGGATTTTTGCCATATAGTCATTGTCCTCATTATAATATACCATCTAAAAGAGCTTTATATAATAATTATGTTGAGGATGGGAAATTACAATCCGGTTATGCATGCGATGAACATTCGGGTATTTTATTTACAAACAAAAAGGTGACAGATGTCGTTAGCACCAATAATCAGTCCTACTCTTACTTTGTAAAAAAGGACCAAAGCCGATCGGATATAATAAAACTAAATACCAGAGTGTTAATTAAAAAAGGTGCATTAGATACAGCTACATATCGAAAAGAACTTATTCATAAAAAAATAACAGACTATACCGATATTCCAATTTCAATGGATACGCCGTTATTATCATTTATAAATATACAAAAGCTCTTTGCTGAAGGTAAATATTCCGAGTATTATAATTATGCAGCCTCATCAATAAGAGATAATGTAAAAAACATGCAAGATCAAGAAGTTTGCGCGGCAGATAGAGATTCAAAACTTTCAACAAATATTATTTCATCTTTTATATACGGAGATTTAGCTGCAATGTTAACTAAAAGTGCCGCCGACTATTATTCTTTATGGTATTTCATATATGAAGACGGAAAATGGAAATGTACGGGAGAAGACATAGGCGGTGATTCTGTAAAAGACGCAGAAATAACATTCAGAGAGAAAGCCCCGGTCATAATCAAAAGCATTCTCAAAAATTAA
- a CDS encoding OmpA family protein codes for MKTKHFLYPLALATALIFTCSGTGHAQVTVVEEDVTVTDYVPGKVAYYENTFKDNWFISLGAGAQTFFTEHKGGDTQYTLAMNFAFGKWLTPAFGLRLGAVGGALHPMSAYEDGVMTHMRYVGVYGDLMWNMFNTFAGYNEKRVFSIIPFVGGGGALAFHNTQNHHKKTYAFPVTAGIKLNFRLNHYLDLFFEGRGNLLGDQFNGIVQGKQVESIVSLIGGFTIKFGSNRFIAYNPYGDRMIINDLNSRVNDLRSKLNACESRVVECPPCPEVEETVIVAEPDPCSQTLTSTVRFTIGSDVITPEEMVNVYNIAQWMNNNPSCSINVVGYADKDTGSAKLNMELSKRRAQAVVNSLVNKYKIDKNRINIIANGSDKQVYPDNNNWNRIVVFSTTANQ; via the coding sequence ATGAAAACAAAACATTTTCTTTATCCTTTAGCTTTAGCTACTGCATTGATCTTCACTTGTTCCGGTACCGGACATGCTCAAGTTACCGTTGTGGAGGAAGATGTAACCGTGACCGATTATGTTCCCGGTAAAGTCGCTTATTATGAGAATACTTTTAAAGACAATTGGTTCATATCTTTAGGAGCCGGTGCACAGACCTTTTTTACAGAACATAAGGGAGGAGATACTCAATATACATTGGCAATGAATTTTGCTTTCGGTAAATGGCTGACTCCTGCTTTCGGTCTTCGTTTAGGAGCAGTAGGCGGTGCTTTGCACCCTATGTCGGCTTATGAAGACGGTGTAATGACACATATGCGTTATGTTGGAGTTTACGGAGATTTAATGTGGAATATGTTCAATACGTTTGCCGGATATAATGAAAAGCGCGTATTCTCTATTATTCCTTTTGTAGGAGGTGGAGGTGCTTTAGCTTTTCACAATACCCAAAATCATCATAAAAAAACTTATGCATTTCCTGTAACGGCCGGTATTAAATTGAACTTCCGGTTGAATCATTATCTGGACTTGTTCTTTGAAGGACGGGGAAATCTGCTGGGTGACCAATTTAACGGTATAGTACAAGGCAAACAGGTAGAATCTATCGTTTCTCTTATCGGCGGTTTTACCATTAAGTTCGGCTCGAACCGTTTCATTGCCTATAATCCTTACGGAGACCGCATGATTATCAATGATCTGAATAGCCGTGTAAACGATTTGCGTTCAAAATTGAATGCTTGCGAATCCAGAGTTGTTGAATGTCCTCCTTGCCCTGAAGTAGAAGAAACTGTTATTGTTGCAGAACCGGATCCTTGCAGTCAGACATTAACGAGTACGGTGCGTTTTACTATCGGTAGTGATGTGATTACTCCTGAAGAAATGGTGAACGTGTACAATATTGCACAATGGATGAATAATAATCCTTCTTGCAGTATAAATGTTGTGGGTTATGCCGACAAAGATACAGGCAGTGCAAAATTGAATATGGAATTAAGTAAGCGTCGTGCACAAGCTGTTGTTAATTCATTGGTCAATAAATATAAAATCGATAAAAATCGTATTAACATTATCGCTAACGGTAGCGACAAACAAGTTTATCCCGACAATAATAACTGGAACCGTATAGTTGTATTCTCAACTACCGCTAACCAGTAA
- a CDS encoding class I SAM-dependent rRNA methyltransferase, which yields MKYIKITLKPGKEESFKRFHPWVFSGAIDRFERQPEEGDVVEIIDWKGNFVGTGHYQIGSIAVRILSFMKENIDLEFYKKRLNVAYRMRRSIGLINGDYNNTYRLVHGEGDNLSGLIIDIYDKTAVVQAHSPGMHYARHTLAQALKEVMGDALQSIYYKSETTLPYKAELDPENEYLFGENAGNIATEYGLKFHVDWLRGQKTGFFVDQRENRSLLEKYSKDRSVLNMFCYTGGFSFYAMRGGAKLVHSVDSSAKAIDLTCENVELNFPGDNRHQAFAEDAFKYLDTMGDQYDLIILDPPAFAKHKKVLNNALQGYRKLNAKAFEKIKPGGILFTFSCSQVVSKENFRLAVFSAAAQSGRSVRILHQLTQPADHPVNIYHPEGEYLKGLVLYVE from the coding sequence ATGAAATATATCAAAATAACCCTTAAACCGGGAAAAGAAGAATCGTTCAAAAGATTTCATCCCTGGGTATTTTCAGGAGCTATTGACCGTTTTGAACGCCAGCCCGAGGAAGGCGATGTTGTCGAGATCATAGACTGGAAAGGAAATTTTGTAGGAACAGGCCACTACCAGATAGGAAGTATTGCTGTCCGTATCCTTTCATTCATGAAAGAAAATATAGACCTGGAATTCTACAAAAAGAGACTGAATGTTGCTTACCGGATGCGCCGGAGCATAGGACTTATAAACGGTGATTATAACAATACATATCGTCTCGTACATGGCGAAGGAGATAATCTTTCCGGACTAATAATCGACATATACGATAAAACAGCCGTCGTTCAGGCACATTCCCCCGGAATGCATTATGCACGCCACACTTTGGCACAGGCCTTAAAAGAAGTCATGGGTGACGCATTGCAAAGTATTTATTATAAATCGGAAACAACGTTGCCTTACAAAGCAGAGTTAGATCCCGAAAACGAATATCTTTTCGGAGAGAATGCCGGCAACATCGCAACTGAATACGGACTCAAATTTCATGTGGACTGGTTACGCGGACAAAAAACAGGTTTCTTTGTCGATCAACGGGAAAACCGCTCCTTACTGGAAAAATATTCAAAAGACCGCTCTGTCCTGAACATGTTCTGTTACACGGGAGGTTTCTCCTTTTATGCCATGAGAGGAGGTGCAAAGCTGGTACACTCTGTAGATAGTTCCGCTAAAGCAATAGATCTCACTTGTGAGAATGTCGAGTTAAATTTCCCGGGGGATAACCGCCACCAGGCATTTGCCGAAGATGCGTTCAAATACCTGGATACGATGGGAGACCAGTATGATTTGATCATACTTGACCCGCCCGCGTTCGCAAAACATAAAAAAGTACTGAATAATGCACTCCAGGGATACAGGAAACTCAATGCAAAGGCTTTCGAAAAAATTAAACCGGGAGGAATTTTGTTTACATTTTCCTGTTCCCAGGTAGTCAGCAAAGAGAATTTCAGGCTGGCTGTGTTCAGTGCCGCTGCACAATCGGGACGAAGCGTCCGCATCTTACATCAGCTTACTCAACCGGCAGACCATCCGGTAAATATATACCATCCCGAAGGTGAATACCTGAAAGGACTGGTATTATATGTCGAATAA
- a CDS encoding DNA alkylation repair protein encodes MDNEIKEIKRRFRLSMNGIVSASMREKGMNYKINFGLTQPLIKEIASSYSPNEELAEKLWEDKAVRESMMLAPYLYPAEKFDKEHAYRWINDIPYTEIADSCCKNLFQNLPFAKELALECIQNKGNMAIYTGYRLIISLMIKTNHFSSTENEVIIAKGLKQCISGNHMTAFISLSCLKRGMKIKNFADKLIPVISEWDKNGNTKQKKIAEDLYLEYEICKEYFPE; translated from the coding sequence ATGGACAATGAGATAAAAGAGATAAAACGGCGTTTCAGGCTTTCGATGAACGGTATAGTATCTGCTAGCATGCGGGAAAAGGGAATGAACTATAAAATAAATTTCGGCCTTACACAACCTCTCATCAAAGAAATAGCATCATCATACTCGCCAAATGAAGAACTGGCTGAAAAATTATGGGAAGATAAAGCAGTAAGAGAATCCATGATGCTGGCACCCTATCTTTATCCGGCAGAAAAATTTGATAAAGAGCATGCCTACAGGTGGATAAACGATATTCCTTATACCGAAATAGCAGACAGCTGTTGCAAAAATCTTTTCCAAAATCTGCCATTCGCAAAAGAGCTGGCACTCGAATGTATCCAGAATAAAGGCAATATGGCTATTTATACAGGCTATCGGTTAATTATATCTTTAATGATAAAAACAAATCATTTTTCTTCTACAGAAAACGAAGTGATAATAGCAAAAGGGCTTAAACAATGTATTTCCGGGAACCACATGACAGCCTTTATCTCATTGTCTTGTCTCAAACGGGGAATGAAAATAAAAAACTTCGCAGACAAACTGATTCCTGTCATATCAGAATGGGACAAAAATGGTAATACGAAACAAAAAAAGATTGCTGAAGACCTGTACTTAGAATATGAAATATGCAAAGAATATTTTCCGGAATAG
- a CDS encoding 1-deoxy-D-xylulose-5-phosphate reductoisomerase, producing MKKQLAILGSTGSIGTQTLEVVAEHPDLFDIYALTANNNIDLLISQARQFLPEAVVIANETHYERLKDALADLPIKVYTGKDAINQIVESSIIDIVITAMVGYSGLQPTIRAIKAHKTIALANKETLVVAGDLIRQMAIENKAPIIPVDSEHSAIFQCLVGEFNNPIDKIILTASGGPFRTFTPEQLAHVTKQDALKHPKWNMGHKITIDSATLMNKGFEMIEAKWLFDVPPEQIQIAVHPQSIIHSMVQFKDGTIKAQLGTQSMKLPIQYALSFPERLPNTCQKLKLEDYCNLTFEHPDTERFPLLRHAFEAANTGGNMPCILNAANEIAVAAFLQDRIKYLQINKIVEKCLEHIAFVQKPTYEDYVQTNEETRCYANELITNL from the coding sequence ATGAAGAAACAACTTGCTATACTTGGTTCTACCGGATCGATAGGGACTCAAACCCTTGAGGTCGTGGCCGAACATCCCGATCTATTTGATATATATGCTCTTACGGCTAATAATAATATAGACTTACTAATTTCTCAGGCGAGACAATTCCTTCCGGAAGCAGTCGTCATTGCCAACGAAACACATTATGAACGGTTAAAAGACGCGTTGGCCGATCTGCCCATTAAAGTATATACCGGAAAAGATGCTATTAATCAAATTGTAGAATCGTCCATTATAGATATAGTAATTACCGCCATGGTAGGTTATTCGGGGCTACAACCTACAATACGTGCCATAAAAGCACATAAAACTATAGCTTTAGCCAACAAAGAAACACTGGTCGTGGCTGGCGACCTGATAAGACAAATGGCGATAGAAAACAAAGCCCCCATTATACCCGTAGATTCGGAGCATTCGGCTATATTCCAATGTCTGGTGGGAGAATTTAACAATCCTATCGACAAAATCATTCTTACCGCATCCGGAGGTCCTTTCAGAACATTTACTCCTGAACAACTGGCGCACGTAACCAAACAAGACGCATTGAAACATCCGAAATGGAACATGGGGCATAAGATCACGATAGATTCAGCCACGCTCATGAACAAGGGCTTTGAAATGATAGAGGCCAAATGGTTGTTTGACGTCCCCCCCGAACAAATACAAATAGCCGTCCACCCTCAGTCTATTATTCACTCTATGGTACAATTTAAGGACGGTACCATAAAAGCCCAACTGGGAACTCAAAGCATGAAACTCCCCATACAGTATGCACTGTCATTTCCCGAAAGGCTCCCAAACACCTGCCAGAAACTTAAACTGGAAGACTATTGCAATCTTACATTCGAACATCCCGATACGGAACGGTTCCCCCTACTTCGGCATGCATTCGAAGCCGCCAATACAGGAGGGAATATGCCCTGCATACTCAACGCAGCTAACGAAATAGCTGTCGCCGCATTTCTGCAGGACAGAATTAAATATTTACAGATCAATAAAATAGTAGAAAAGTGTCTGGAACATATCGCTTTTGTTCAGAAACCGACTTATGAAGATTATGTGCAAACAAACGAGGAAACACGTTGTTATGCCAATGAACTTATTACAAATTTATAA
- a CDS encoding murein hydrolase activator EnvC family protein, producing MIKRKKQHTFWKKVKSKYKLSFFNENTLEEVWTFRVSRLGAFTLFSVLILSLIIAVTSLIIGTPLKNLLPGYLKSEDRAVMIDNSLRIDSLSHEIALKDAYIKNIAAIITGNISIDSISSRDTTKLYSLNSLKEKSPEAAEFVKEYEKEEKYTLHVFNNNIPTDGLIFFTPVKGSVKKSYNPSEGHFGIDIQAAKNAPVSAILDGTVIFAAFTAECGYVIEVQHSNNFISMYLYNAGLLKKVGDRVNGGEKIALAGYTPYPQANPDDVEIQLWHLGKSLDPKDYISF from the coding sequence ATGATAAAAAGAAAAAAACAGCATACCTTCTGGAAAAAGGTAAAATCAAAATACAAACTTTCATTCTTCAATGAAAATACGCTGGAAGAAGTATGGACTTTCCGGGTCTCCCGATTAGGAGCTTTTACCCTGTTCTCCGTACTTATTCTTTCATTGATTATCGCTGTCACTTCCTTAATCATAGGTACTCCATTAAAAAATCTTTTACCCGGATACTTAAAGTCGGAAGACCGTGCTGTTATGATAGATAACTCTCTGCGTATCGATTCTTTGTCTCACGAAATAGCTCTTAAAGATGCATACATAAAAAATATCGCAGCAATCATCACAGGTAATATCAGTATCGATTCCATTTCATCACGAGACACCACCAAGCTCTACTCTTTAAACTCTCTGAAAGAAAAATCGCCCGAAGCGGCCGAATTTGTAAAAGAGTACGAAAAAGAAGAAAAATATACCTTACATGTATTCAATAATAACATACCTACCGATGGTCTTATCTTCTTTACTCCTGTCAAAGGATCTGTCAAAAAATCATACAATCCGTCCGAAGGGCATTTCGGAATAGACATACAGGCAGCAAAAAACGCACCTGTATCGGCAATTCTCGACGGCACTGTCATATTTGCGGCATTTACTGCCGAATGCGGGTACGTTATTGAAGTTCAGCACAGCAATAATTTTATATCCATGTATTTATATAATGCCGGATTGCTGAAAAAAGTAGGAGACAGGGTAAATGGAGGAGAAAAAATAGCCTTGGCAGGTTATACTCCATATCCCCAGGCAAATCCTGACGATGTAGAGATACAACTCTGGCATTTGGGAAAATCATTAGATCCGAAAGATTACATTTCCTTCTGA
- the rseP gene encoding RIP metalloprotease RseP, translating to METFLIKALQLILSLSILVIVHEFGHFIFARIFKVRVEKFYLFFDPWFSLFKFKPKNSDTEYGIGWLPVGGYVKISGMIDESMDKEQLKQPAKPWEFRSKPAWQRLLIMTAGVIFNFILAIIIYAMIAYTWGTTYLPFSEAKAGMEYCEAAKEIGFENGDIPLYADDMKLEYMSGDAVQAMIEAKKVKVLRNGTDTVIINIPDKFMLKVIDEEAKFATYRQPNVIDSVIPTMGAGIAGLIKGDSIIAVNGISAPSYSEFSNIILKNPNKSMDIVFLRNGKTDTLAIKTDNEGRIGVYFTPITQIYSLTTEHYNFLESIPKGIEIGVTKLKNYISSMKYVFTKEGAQQLGGFGTIGSIFPATWDWESFWSMTAFLSVILAFMNILPIPALDGGHVLFLLYEVITRRQPNEKVMEYAQIGGMIFLFALLIFANGNDIFRFFFK from the coding sequence ATGGAGACTTTTTTAATTAAGGCATTACAGCTCATTCTTAGTTTATCGATTTTGGTAATAGTACATGAGTTCGGCCACTTTATATTTGCCCGGATATTCAAAGTTAGAGTTGAAAAATTCTATCTTTTTTTCGATCCCTGGTTTTCCCTATTCAAATTCAAACCTAAAAACAGTGATACCGAATACGGAATTGGGTGGTTGCCTGTAGGAGGTTATGTAAAAATATCCGGTATGATAGACGAATCTATGGATAAAGAACAGTTAAAGCAACCCGCAAAACCATGGGAATTTCGTTCTAAACCAGCCTGGCAACGTCTTCTTATCATGACGGCAGGCGTAATATTCAACTTCATACTGGCTATTATCATTTACGCCATGATTGCTTATACCTGGGGAACGACTTACCTGCCCTTCAGTGAAGCAAAAGCAGGAATGGAATATTGCGAAGCTGCCAAAGAAATAGGATTTGAGAACGGTGATATCCCGTTGTATGCTGATGATATGAAACTGGAATATATGTCGGGAGATGCGGTTCAAGCCATGATAGAAGCCAAAAAAGTAAAAGTGCTGAGAAACGGAACAGACACCGTTATCATAAATATTCCGGATAAATTCATGCTCAAAGTCATTGATGAAGAAGCAAAATTTGCAACCTACCGGCAGCCCAATGTCATAGATTCTGTCATTCCTACCATGGGGGCGGGAATAGCAGGACTGATAAAAGGAGATAGTATTATCGCAGTGAACGGAATATCAGCTCCTTCATATTCTGAATTTTCCAATATTATTCTTAAGAATCCAAACAAGAGCATGGATATTGTTTTTTTAAGAAACGGCAAAACTGATACTCTGGCTATAAAAACAGATAACGAGGGACGTATCGGTGTTTATTTCACCCCCATAACTCAAATATACAGTTTAACGACAGAACATTATAACTTTCTGGAATCTATTCCCAAGGGAATAGAAATAGGTGTCACCAAGCTAAAAAATTATATCAGCAGTATGAAATATGTGTTCACGAAAGAAGGAGCCCAGCAACTAGGTGGCTTCGGCACAATAGGAAGCATATTTCCCGCTACCTGGGACTGGGAATCATTCTGGAGCATGACAGCATTCCTTTCTGTTATTCTGGCTTTCATGAATATACTGCCTATACCGGCTCTTGACGGAGGACATGTATTGTTCCTGCTATATGAGGTCATAACCCGCAGACAACCCAATGAGAAAGTAATGGAATATGCCCAGATCGGAGGAATGATATTTCTTTTCGCTCTTCTAATATTCGCCAACGGCAACGATATATTCCGGTTTTTCTTTAAATAA